The sequence GTTATTATAAAACCGCAAGGAGTATCAAATGAAAGGATTGTGAGGGAATCTGATAGAGTTAACCATAGTGTAAATGTTGCGAATGACGAACGGCTTGCTGAAAAAAGACATGAATATGAAAATGAGATGACAGGAGATTTGGGAATTGAAAAAGCATCAAAAATAAATCCAACGTATCTACATAAAATCATAATCAATAATGAATTTGTTTTGGAAGGCGTAAAAGGATTGGCTTGGGAATCTAAACAAATGAAACATAAAATGGAACAGACAGAAAAATTATTGAATGAAATCAATAATATAACTCCGGAACAAAAAGTAGAAGTCGGAAAGATTCTTAACAGTAAAACAGGTAAATCTATTTTGAACAAATATTCTCTAAATCCTGAAGATTGTATTGTGGCTGCGAGATATTGTTCAAATAAAGAAAACAACAAAGAAGAAGTTTTAAAAAGTGTACCCGATGAAGATAAAAGAGGAATTATTAGAAACATTCAAAACGAAAAAGAAAACTCAATGGGATTAGAAATATGAAAAAAGGTAAATGTGTTTCTAAGTTTAGATTTAAGATAGAGGACAAAATCACAAACAGGGATATAACAGGGAATGATAGATATTATATAATTAAATATATCGGGAGTAACTGGTTGATTCTTATAGGCAATAAAACAAACAAAGAATATGCCGTAGAAAAATGGTATAAGTGGAAATTATATAAATAATCTGGGGTAATATACCGATGTTCTATTATAGTAGAATAAAAAGCAAAACAAGGGTTCCAGTGACGGAATAAAAGGTATAAGTCGCTACCTAAAAAGAAAAATATTTAAAAAGTAAAAAAAGCACTTGACAAGCAAGTGCATATATATTATAATAATAGTGGGAACAGAAAAAGATTAAAAGGTGAGGAGGTATCAAATGAAAAAAGCACCGGATAAATCAATAGACGAAATATTAGAAGATATGGACGTGCGGAAAAAAGAGATGGAAGAACAGGATTTAAGAGATGAACTGGACAGAAGGGAACTACGGAAAGAAGGGAAATTGCCAAATCCGGGGAAAGAAAAAACGGATGAGAAAAAAGAAAAAAAAGTAATAATTCTTGGTGAAGAAATTAAAAAAGAAGATATGCCCAAATTGTATGAATGGGGCAGAACCAATCCAGACACATTAGAGAGAAATATTAAAGGGATGATGGAAAAGCAAGGTTTTAAGAATCCTGGCAGCGCAATGGCTATATTAGAAAGTGATTTAAAATAAGATGAAAAAAACTTTAATCAGTGAAAGGATTCGTGAATTACGAAAGCAGAAAGGTCTAACGCAAAAACAACTTGCTCAAAAAGTTAATGTTGTACCTAAATATATCGCCCATATCGAATCCGGATTTAGTTCTCCTTCTAAAAAGCTATTAGAAATAATTTCCAAATTTTTCAATGTACCTCTTTCATACTTTTTAGAAGAACATATCTCAATCGACAAAGGAAATATTATAGCGCTTCCTATAATCAAAAAAATTAAACCTGGTGAACCAATAATATTAAAAGAAAATATCAAGGGCTATATATCATTACCTAAAGAAATCGCACAGGACGGCACATTCGTTTGGCAAGTCAACGATGATTCAAATATTGATGCAGGAATTAAAAAAGGGGATTCTATTATCGTCCGTCAGCAACCGACAATAAAAAAAGATGATTTTGCGCTGGCTTTAAAACCTCATGAAACTGAACCTCATATAATTGTTCCAAACGGTACAAATTCAAAAAAAATACAAAATGCCTTTATTATTCAAGAAAAAAGTACAGCATATGAACAAAAGATTATAATTTTAGGAAAAATTATTGGAAGATTTGGGGGTTTATAAAAATGGAACATAAATTAGAAGAAGAAAAAATATACACAGAGCATTATAAAAAGTGTGAAAGATATGCAATTCCCGAAGGATTGCCATTAAGAAAAGCCTGGGCTGAATTTGAGAAACAGTATTTAATGAAAGCATTAGAGAATAATAATTGGCATAAAATAAATACAGCAAAAGAATTAGGCATTCATAGAAATTCTTTAACATATAGAATTAAGATATTAAATTTACATCAGTTAATTAAAAAAGCAAAACAAGGGTTTTCTTCTAAAAAGAGGTGGGTAAAACAATAATCAATATAAAAGAGAACAAGATAAACTAATTAATACCAATAAATCAAACGTGCGATGAATAAATGTTTTTGGACTTTCTGTATTACGTCGTTTTCAGTATATGATGCCTGTTTTAAATGTAGTGGCTATAAAAAAGATTGTTTTTATTATATTCAAAGTAGAAAGATAAATGGTTTAGCGGTAATGAATATAAAAAGAAAAGGAAAAGATAGGGTAATAAGACTTAGTATAGAATACTAAGTAAGGAGAAAGAAATAATGGGCATATTGCTTTTAGTTGCTGTGTTTGTTGTTGGATTAGTAATAGGTCTGTGGCTAGGCAGAGAAATAACATTTAACAGAATAATAGAGGCGGCATCAGGGGGTCACAAAAAAGCTTTTCGTATAATGAAAGCTATTCGGTTTTGAAAATTGATACTGAAAAAGTAAAATAAAAAGTAATCCTTGATATTTTATTTTGTCAGGAGGCTATTGTGTACGGTTATATTCTATTTGTAATTTTAGGAATTGGTGTTTTTTTCTTAGTTGCAGGTATTTTTGGAATACGTACTTTTTTAGACCGTCTTTTGGGTCGTTATGGTGTTTATATATTTATATTTATTTTCTTGTCTGCTGTATTAGTTACATTATATACTGATGCCACCCGCGATGGTTTTTCATCTTGGAAAAAGCATGGTGTGGGTGAAGAAATGGTTAAAAGAAATCATGCGTTACTTTATGGAGTAAAGGGAGAAGATTTCACTATTCTAATGCGTACCAGCGGCGAATCGCTCAGTTATGATTATAGCAAATATGATTCTCTGGTGTTTGTGTTAGACCCTAAAGATAAAGATATTATTAATTCATTAAACTTAATAATATCTAAATGTAATAAACTAAAACTTGCATACGAGAAAAAATAGGTGGGTGTATGAACTTTCCAAATTTGGTGGGACTAATAGATGTGGTGCTGGGAGTGATTATTTATAAATATGTCCACAATGTGTTATATAGCCTATTGTTGATAGCGTTATCATTAGCAGGTTCAGGAATAGCAGTAGTAGTTTATTTTAGAAACATAAAAAGAAAGTCAGGGTGTTATCCATGGGAACAAGACAATGCTTCTAAATAATATTTATGAATAACTTATATACTTCTAATCCGATGAAAAACGGTAAAATGGGGGTATTTGGGGGTGGGAATTGTGTTAAAAATTTTTATTGATAGTGTTACTTTTGTTTCTTTAATGTTTTTTCCTGTGTTATTTTTATGGTCTACAATTTATCAACACAACGCTCGTATAAATAATAAATCATGTAGTATATTCTTTTCATATAAATATACATTGTTTTATGCTATTTTTTTTAATATTTGTACTACGTTAATTTTATTTTTTGTTCACTGGCCATTAAATAAATTAATACCTAACTTTTTACTTAATCTTTCTGCTTCGGTTTTATTATACTATTTAATGAAAACGAGTAACTGGGTAATACAAATAACAAATACTGTTAAATATCGCTTGCAAAAGAAAAAAAGAGGTGAATGTTGAAGTGCTGATTAGAAAAAATAAAATGAAAACAACAGCAATTTACGTCAGAGTTTCTACGGTGGGTCAAGAGTTAAATAATCAAATCAGGGATTTAACCGCCTATTCTCTTAAAAATAAATGGAGAATTTATAACACCTATTCAGATGTTGTAACCGGAAAAGAAACCCGCGAAGACAAAAGACCAGGTTTTAATAAACTCTTTAAAGATGCCCATAAAAATCTGTTTGATGTGGTTCTCTTTTGGGACTTGTCTCGTTTTTCAAGAGCCGGTACATTATATACATTACAGAAATTACAAGAATTAAAAAACATAGGTATTGACTGGGTGTCATATCAAGAATCTTATTTTTCCTCATTAGGACAATTCAGCGACGTAGTAATATCAATAATGTCAACTTTGGCTAAAATAGAACGAGAAAAAATATCCGAACGAACAAAATCCGGCATGAGGCGAGCAATCGCCGAAGGCAAAAAAATTGGCAGACCAAGATATTCGGATAAAATCCGAAAAGAAGCAAAACGGTTATTAAAGAGCGGTGTTGGAATACGAAAAACGTCCAGAATCCTTAAGGTCAGCCCAACATTCATAGCTGCTTTATAGTACAGAGATTAAATATGGAAATTAAATTTATAGAACAACAAGTCCCTTCTGATAAAACAGAGAAAACCATAAAAGATGTTTTCCGGATGGCCGAACAAATAATGTTTAACTATTATATTATGGTATTAAAGAAGGATATTCGTAAAATTAAAAACATATATAAAATATCATTAACAAAATGACAAATATACCTTATACTACTGAATATTTAAGATTTCTCGAGATACTTGGCAAAAACAAAGTGGATTACTTAATCATTGGTGCATATGCAACAATGATACATAGTAAAGAACCCCGTGCGACCAAAGATATGGATACGTGGATTCGGCAAACCGAAGAAAACACCATAAAGTTAAGTGCTGCGCTAAAAGAATTTACCGGAGAAACGATTCCGCCGGAAACAATGATGAGAAAGAACCAAAAGATAGAAATAAAAAGCGAAGCATTTAAAATTGAAGTATGGACATCTCAGGAGATAATTACTTTTGAACAGGCTTGGGAAAAGAAAAAAACAGAACCAGTTGAGGGTTTTACGGTTGACGTTATATCAAAAGAAGATTTAATAAGATTAAAAAAACATTTTGACAGACCGCAAGACAGGATGGATGTGGCTTTACTTGAATCAAAAGACATGCAAAAAAAGAAAGGGTTAGATTTTTCGCTGTAAGAAAAAGGGGTGTCTAAAAAGCCGGTCCCCTTTCAGACGACACCCAAAAATCTATTTTAGTGTAAATTAAAGGGTCGTTTTATGAACATGTTTGTACCGTTAAAGAAAAAACTATAAAATGAAAAAAATACTTATAATAGTTTTGATATCTTTAGTCATTTTGTTAATATGTGGTTTTTATAAATATAATAAATATAGGAATTTTGTATATTGGGGCAATAGAGGTCTTAAAGAAACTAATGCTACAAAACAGATTGAGTGTTTTACTAACGCAATAAGAAGATGGCAGAATTCAGATGGCTATAATAATAAGGCGGTAGCCTATTATAACTTAGGTAATGGTTATTTTGCACAAGGGGAATATGAGAAAGCAATTGTTTTCTATGGCAAAACGATAGAGCTTAATCCTGGGCTTACTGCTGCCTATTATAACAGAGGACTTGCATATACCAAGAAAGGTGACTACGCCAGATCTATTATAGACTATAATAAAACGATAGAGCTTAATCCAAAACATGTAGGAGCATATTATAATAGAGGACTTTTTTATTTTGAGAAAAGTGATTATAAAAAAGCAATGTCGAATTTCATAAAGGCACAAGAAATAAATTCTAAATTATGGAATGTATTAATAGGAATAGCTTTTGTAAATATGAAGCAAACTAACTTCGTTAAAGCAAAATATTATTTTAAACAAGCAAAGGAATTGCAGTCATTATTAAATAACACCTCAGGATTATTTGAATTAGAAAAAAGAGGATATTTTTATACCAGTAAACAAAAAGATACAATCAAGGATTTGCGGTATTTAAAAGATTAAAATGAAAAAACCTTTTTTACTTTTTTTATATGTTTTTCTCTGGCCGATTACATTGTGTGCTATCGGCACTCAAATTTTTTCAGATAATATGGATAGCTTTCCTTCGGGATGGACAGTATATAACACTGGTGGTGGGGTAAGTTTTGACATATATACATCAACATATGTGAGTGCGTCTAGTTGTGCTTATGAGACAAATTATGGTAACAATTATGCAACAAATTATATGGAAAAAAGTATAAATTTAGCGGGTTATGATGATGCAAAAATAAAAAACAATGCGATCTGGAATACGGCCGGTTGGTCAGGAAGCTCCCCTGCATATGGAAATTTTACATTAGAATATTATGATTCTTCATGGCATGTATTGTGGTCTACTGGAACCGATGGGAATTCTTATGCTCCGGCTAATTGGGTACATCAGGAAATAAGTGGAATACCCTCTTCTGCTATAAAATTTAGATTTCGTCATTATACGTATGATGGTTCCGCTCATGTTTATGGTGGGGTCGATGATGTTGTTCTTGTTGGAGAACATAAACCTGTTTTATCTTGGTCTGGTAATCCAGGATATGAAACAGGTGGAATAAGTTCAAATATCGGGACTTCAACAAATACTTATATATATGAGATAAAATATACCGATGCTGATAACGACGCTTCTTCAAGTGGATATCCGAGGGTTATAATATCGTCGGGTAGTTACACGGTTAAAGTAATTACGATGAATTATGTCTCTGGAGCATATAATACCGGAGCGATTTATTCCACTTCTACGTTGCTTAGTCCGTGTAGTTATTATGAATACACTTTTCAGGCTACAGATGGTTGGTTGTCTGCTACTGACCTTTCAAGTACTGGTCCAAATGTACAAAGTAGTATTGCTGGTTATGTCCTAGACCCTTTAGGTAATGGTATGCAAAACGTCATGGTCGCTCAAGATTTCGGAACCGGAACATCAATAAATACTATTGGTTCAGGATATTATTACTTTTGCTTAACAAACGGACAAAGCTACACCGTCACCCCATCAAGTTTTGCTTATTACTCATTTACACCGAGTAACAGGACATATACTAATTTACAGGCAAATCAAACTAACCAAAACTATACAAGAGTAAATAATTCAGCAAGTGCGGCATTATCTTGGACAGGAGAATCGGGGTATGAAACAGACGGATTAAATTTAGTTCTTGGTTCTACAAATACTGTATTTACTTATAGAATTAAATATACCGACCCTGATAACGACCTGCCTAAAACGGGAAACCCGGAATTGTATATAAAAAAAGGTGGAACAAATATTGCAGGAAGCCCTTTTATTATGAATCAAGTTGATTCTAACGATGTAAACTGTATTGATGGAAAATTGTATACTTACTCGACATTGCTATCTACGGGGGCAAATTATACTTATTCTTTCCAAGCATATGATATATGGAATACATCATCAACTTCACCATCAGAAGTAGATGCACCTGATGTGAGTAATCAGCCGGTCCTTACTTGGACAGGTGAAGCAGGATATGAAAGTGATGGTGTGAGTCCGGATATTAACATTTCAACGGTAGCTTGTATTTATAGAGTTAAATATACTGACCCCGATAATGACGCTCCTGCGAATGGCTATCCAAAGGTGCATATTAAGAAAGGCGGGGCTGAAATTTCTAATAGTCCTTTTTCAATGTCTTATATGGCGGGAAATTATAATACCGGAGCGTATTATTCATATTCGATATCTCTCTCAACTGGCATTAATTATACTTACTATTTTGAAGCGAATGATATTTGGAACGCATCGGCAAATATAATATCTAATTCCGGGCCGCAAATAAGAACATATGCTAGGGGATATATAAAGGATACCAACAATAATCCAATGGGGAATGTTAAATTAGATTTATCGGGTTCTGAAACATCTACGCAATACACAAACACCTCTGGATACTATGAATTTTTAATTACAACTATGAGTTATGTTATTACGCCGTCAAGTTTTGCGTATTACTCGTTCAGTCCAGCAAATAGAGTATACACGAACACACAAACACACCAAGAAAATCAGGATTTTGCAAGGACGACTGCTGCTCCGGTTTTGTCCTGGACAGGAGAAGCGGGATACGAAGCAGACGGAGTAAGCCCGGATATTGGTACTTCTACTACAGCATTTACGTTTAATATAAAATACGCTGATTCGGATATAGACGCTCCTGCTGTTGGATATCCAAGGGTTATAATATCATCGGGTAGTTATACGGTTAAGGTAATAACAATGAATTATGTTTCCGGAGCATATAATACCGGAGCGATTTATTCTACGTCTACCTTGTTAAATACCTGTACTTATTATAATTACACTTATCAGGCAAAGGATGTTTACAACACTTCTGCAAGTGATTTATTGAAAAGCGGCCCGAGATTAAAAACGTGGGTTAGGGGTTATGTAAGAGACTCGGCCAATATTTTAATGCCCAATGTTAAAATAACACTTTCTGGCGATGAGTCTGGAATTACTTATACTGATATAGGTGGATATTACGAATTGTTGATTACAACAATGAGTTATACGGTTACGCCTTCAAGTTTTGCTTATTATTCTTTTAGTCCAGCAAATAGAGTATACACAAATACACAGACACACCAAGAGAACCAGGACTACGCAAGAACAACTGCTGCTCCGGTTTTGTCCTGGACAGGTGACGCAGGATATGAAAGTGATGGCATAGAACCAGATATAAGTACATATACCGCTGTAATTGATTACAGAGTTAAATATACTGATTCTGACAATGATTCCCCGGCGGTTGGATATCCGAGAGTTATAATATCATCAGGCAATTACACAGTTAAGGTAATAACAATGAATTATGTTTCCGGAGCATATAATACCGGAGCGATTTATTCTACGTCTACATTACTTAGTCCGTGCAGTTATTATGAATACACTTTTCAGGCAAAAGACATTTTTTCAACAGAAGCAACTGCAATAACAGGGCTTGGTCCTGATACTCAGATTTCAATAAAAGGCTATTGTTTTTACCCGTCAGGAAGTGGTATGAAAGACGTTTCCGTTGTTTTGTCTGATGGGGTCAATACACAAACGGCTATAACTTCTTCTGTGGGTTATTACCAATTTACAGGACTAACTCCAGGATTTAATTACACTATAACACCTTCAAGTTTTGCGTATTATTCTTTTACGCCAAGTAACAGGGTACATACAAATCTATATTCAGTGTTAACAAATCAAAATTTCACAAGAAATAATACATTGCCGACGTTATCTTGGACAAACGAAGAACATTATTCTGCGTCTGGGGTTTACCCAACTATAGGTACACCAATTGTTGATAATTTTTCATTCAGAATAATGTACACTGATACGGAAAACGATGCTCCTGAGTATGGGTATTGTTTATTACATATTTCTAAAAACGGAACAGAGATATCTAATAGCCCATTTACAATGAGCCAAGCTTCTTCTGAATATCTTAATGGGAAAGTGTGTTCGCATGTTATGTCTTTTCCAGTAGGCAGTAATAATTACTCATATTATTTTGTTGTCTTGGATTTATGGAGTGGGCAAACAATAACAACACCGTCAAGAACCCTTTGTGTTTCTACCCCACCCACAATACCAAAAAACAAATCGGGTGACGCTATTGACGGTATGACCGTGGCGTCTTCGTTGGTTACTCTTAGGTGGTCTGCCTCTGATGATGATAATGATTCAATTACTTACAGGTTATATCTCAGCAGTCCTCAGATAGAAGGCAATTATAACCTTTCAATAAAAAAATCTCTACAATATTCGTCCAGTATCTATGAAGGAACACAAAATTCATGTGTGTTAAGAAATCTTGTAGCTGGCAGAACATATTTTTGGAATGTTGATGCTGTTGATTCCTTTGGAGTGGTTACTCAAAGTCCTGTGTGGAGTTTTAAAACACTTGATATGTCTTCTAACAAGACATTTAATTACCCTAACCCATTTAACCCAAACAAAGAACAGACTCGGATAGTGTTTAAAGTTAACAGTCCTCAAATAGTGAAACTAAGGCTCTATTCCGAATATGGTGATTTAATATATCAGAAAGATATCGATGCTGTAGCAGGAACAAATGAGTTTTACTACGACGGTAAAGATGATAAAGGTAATACTTTGTTTAATGGGTCATATATTTGTAGAATAGAAAAAATCGAAGGGGCAAGTAAGTGTTATATTTTAGTGATAAAATGAAAAACATAGGGTACAAAACCATTAAGGCATTAAATAAAATGTCGATAATTGCATTTATGAGAGCCGTTTTACCTCTGATGGTTGTATTTTTCTGTTTTTCGTGTGTTCTTGAGAATTATTCTTTTGCTGCAACAGGATATAGAAGTAATTTTTTAAGCTATGGTCCTGGTGTTGCCGCTATGGCAATGGGTGATACTTTTACTGCTTACGGAAATGATATGTCGGTTATTTATTATAATCCTGCCCTGCTTGGCAAACTTGACGGCGAAGAAGTATCGGCAAATCATTGGTTTTTGTTTGATACCGCAAGGTATGATTTTGTTGGTTTTTCGTCTGCGGGAGACAACAGCGCTTTTGCTCTTGCAGGAACTCAATTTTATAGAGGAAACATTGAAGTTAGAACAAAGATAGATGATGTGGAAACCAAAACAGAAAATAACCAGATGGCGATTTACGGTGCATACGCAGGATATATTAATAGTATAAAATTAAATTATGGTGGGTCTTTGAAATGGCTTAATTATAATATGAACACTGAAAACGGAACCGGATTCGGTTTAGATATCGGGTTAGCAAAACAACTTCTCATGACCGGTAATCCAGTTGGAAGAAAAATCGTTATTAACTCGGGTGTTTTGTTTCAGAATCCGTTACAGGTGAGTATGAAAATGATTGATACAAAAGAAGATTTGCCGGTCGCAGTTAAGCTTGGGCTTTCCGGTAGCA is a genomic window of Elusimicrobiota bacterium containing:
- a CDS encoding tetratricopeptide repeat protein, with product MKKILIIVLISLVILLICGFYKYNKYRNFVYWGNRGLKETNATKQIECFTNAIRRWQNSDGYNNKAVAYYNLGNGYFAQGEYEKAIVFYGKTIELNPGLTAAYYNRGLAYTKKGDYARSIIDYNKTIELNPKHVGAYYNRGLFYFEKSDYKKAMSNFIKAQEINSKLWNVLIGIAFVNMKQTNFVKAKYYFKQAKELQSLLNNTSGLFELEKRGYFYTSKQKDTIKDLRYLKD
- a CDS encoding helix-turn-helix domain-containing protein; the protein is MKKTLISERIRELRKQKGLTQKQLAQKVNVVPKYIAHIESGFSSPSKKLLEIISKFFNVPLSYFLEEHISIDKGNIIALPIIKKIKPGEPIILKENIKGYISLPKEIAQDGTFVWQVNDDSNIDAGIKKGDSIIVRQQPTIKKDDFALALKPHETEPHIIVPNGTNSKKIQNAFIIQEKSTAYEQKIIILGKIIGRFGGL
- a CDS encoding recombinase family protein → MKTTAIYVRVSTVGQELNNQIRDLTAYSLKNKWRIYNTYSDVVTGKETREDKRPGFNKLFKDAHKNLFDVVLFWDLSRFSRAGTLYTLQKLQELKNIGIDWVSYQESYFSSLGQFSDVVISIMSTLAKIEREKISERTKSGMRRAIAEGKKIGRPRYSDKIRKEAKRLLKSGVGIRKTSRILKVSPTFIAAL
- a CDS encoding helix-turn-helix domain-containing protein, with amino-acid sequence MEHKLEEEKIYTEHYKKCERYAIPEGLPLRKAWAEFEKQYLMKALENNNWHKINTAKELGIHRNSLTYRIKILNLHQLIKKAKQGFSSKKRWVKQ